The DNA sequence GAACAGAATCGGTGGATTGGCGCACTATCCGGGCGGGGGCAAGCCCCGCCCCTACCGCCGCTGATTCCGAAGTCAGTGCGTAGAACCACCGCCAGGCCCCACCCCCGGCCCCTAACCACTCGTTCCACCGCGCGTCCGCGCTACATCCGCGCCGCTTCTACCTTTGCCCGTCCTACCAATTTCGTGCCCATGCCCACCCCCACTACGTTTGCTTATAACCAGCTATTTGCCTTCACCGAAGGCGTATTCCAGGCCATTGGCTGCCCCGAGGCCGACGCCACCCTGGCCACCGAAACCCTGCTGGCGGCCGATTTGCGGGGCGTCGATTCGCACGGCGTGGCCCGGCTGGTGGGCTACGTGCGCCTCTGGGAGGCCGGCCGCATCAACGCCGCGCCCCGCGTGGCCGTGACCTACGAAACGCCCAGCACCGCCGTGGTGGACGGCGACGGCGGCCTGGGCTTGGTGGTGGGGCCCCGGGCCATGCGCGTGGCCATCGAGAAGGCCCAACAGGTGGGCACCGGCTGGGTGTCGGTGAAGAACTCCAACCACTTCGGCATAGCAGGCTACCACGCCATGCTGCCCCTGGCCCACGGCATGATCGGGGTAGCCATGACCAACGCCTCGCCCCTGGTAGCTCCCACCTATTCTTTGGATAGACTACTGGGCACCAACCCCATTGCCGTAGCCGTGCCCGCCGGCGAGCAGCCCGATTTCGTGCTCGACATGGCCACCACCACCGCCGCCAACGGCAAGCTCGAAATCGCGCAGCGCAAGGGCCTGCCCCTGCCCGAAGGCTGGGCCCAAACCGCCGCCGGCCTGCCCAGCACCGACGCCAACGCCGTGAAGGACGGCGGGGCCCTGCTGCCGCTGGGCGGCGCCACCGGCTCGCACAAGGGCTACGGCCTGGGCGCGGTGGTCGATATTTTCTCGGCCGTGCTCAGCGGGGCCAACTACGGGCCCTGGGTGCCGCCGTTCGTGGCGTTCCTCCAGCCCTCGGCCAACCCCGTGGGCCAGGGGCTGGGCCACTTCTTCGGAGCCATGCGGGTCGACGCCTTCCGGCCCGCTGATGAGTTTAAAGCCCACATGGACAATTGGATAACCACCTTCCGCCAGGCCCACGCCGTGGAGGGCAAGCACGTCCTCATCCCCGGCGACCCCGAGCGCGACACCGCCGCCCACCGCCTGCTCGACGGTATTCCGCTGCTCGACGCCGTGGTGAAGGACCTGCAGGGCGTCGGGGCCAAGTTTGGGGTGAAGCTGTAGGAGAATTGGGGCCCCAGGAACGAGGATTGGGGCCCCAGGAACGGCGTAGAGACGCATCCTTGCGTCTCCGGTTTAAACGGCTTGCCCGAACATCGTTCAAACCGGAAACGCCAGGCTGCGCTGCTACAACCGGGCACAAAAAAAGGGCCTGCACATTATGCGCAGGCCCTTTTTTAGGTTAAAAACACGGCGTTACGATACGCGCTGAGCTTCGGCGGCCAGCGCTTGCATGGCCACGTGCTGGTTCAGGAATTTCGAGCGGTAGCCGGCGTGCGAGCGGTTGATGAAGAGGCAGGTGCCACCGTTCACAGCGTCGATGATTTGGGCGTACTGGTCCATGGGCAGGGCGGGGCAGCCGAGGCTGCGGCCCAGGCGGCCGTTCTGGCGGATGAACGCTTCACTCACGTAATCAGCGCCGTGCATCACCACCGAGCGGGTGGCGGCGTTGGTGTTGTAGCCCTCGTCGAGACCCTGGAGGCGCAGCGAGTGGCCGTGCTTGCCCTGGTACTCGCCGCCCGTCACGTAGAAGCCGAGGCTGCTCATGTTGCTGGCGTCGGTGTTGGAGAAGTTGGTGGCCTCGTTCCCGCCCGAGTTGTGGCCGTGAGCCACCAGGGTGTGGAAAATAATTTGCTGGCTGGCCAGGTTCACCACCCACAGCCGCTTCTCGGTGCTGGGCAGGTCAAAGTCCACCACCGTCAGCAGCTGCTTGCCATCGGCGAGGCGGCCGCCCTGCTTGAGGTTGAGGTAGCCGGTCATGGCTTTCTCGAACACCTCAAACTTCAGGCCCTGGGCCTGGGCCCCGAGGCCGGCGTAGGTTTCGTGTAGCTTCAGATCGAACAGCAGCGCTTTGGTGGGGGCCACATGGGCCGCCTGGTGCGTGCCCACGGCGGCATTGCCGGCCAGCGAGCGGCTCACCGGGCCCGCCCCCGGTGTGGCCAGGAACAGCGCGGCCAGGAAGGGCAGCACACGCCGCACGAGGCGCTTGGTACGCCGGTCGCGGCGCTGGCGCAGGACAACGCTAACATGATGCTTTTCCATAGACTAATACAATCTGCTGAATAACAAGGGCGAATCAGTAAGCAAAGTAGCCAATAGTGGCCAATTAACACCGAAAGCCCCGAGGCACATACGCAAAAACAGCGGCGGTGGCGCACGGCATAACCTAAATTTTAGCCAAAATATTCCCGGTAGATTACCGCGCCGGGGCCCTAGCCCCAGCCGCGGGCCAAAAACCGGCGGGTGGCCACGGGTCCGTCGAGCCAGCGCGAGTGCAACCCGGGCCCGCTCAGCAGCAGCGTAGTACCGCCCTGCACCGTGCTGATAATAGCCTTGAACTGCTCGGGCGGCAGCGCCGGGCAGCCGCGGCTGTAGCCCAGGTGGCCGTGCTGGCGCACGTAGGCCGGGCTGGCGTAGTCGGCGGCGTGCAGCACCACGTAGCGGTTGTAGGCGTTGGCGTTTTCGCCCTTGTCCAGCCCCTCCAGGCGGCGCGAGTAGCCGTGGATGCCGTCGTAGCTGCCCGCCGTGCGGTAGAAGCCCAGCGAAGTGCAGGCCGACGCCTCTTGGTTGGAGAAGCGGCGGGCGCGCAGGTGACCCGAGCCTTCGCCGTGGGCCACCAGGCTGCGGTACAGTACTTTGGCGTTTTTCAGGTCGAGCACCCACAGGCGCTCCTCGGTGTTGGGCAGGTCCATGTCGGCCACGGCCAGCAGGCCGGCGCGGAAGCTAGGGTCGGTGCGGCGCAGGGTGAGGTAGCCCACGCAAGCCTGCTCCAGCACGGCCGGGCGCAGCGCGGCGGCGGCGGGCCCCAGGGCCGCGTGCAGCTGGGCAATAGCCCGGCGCAGGGTGTCGGGAACTTCGACTACGGCGGGCACGGGCGTAAGCACCAGCGAATCGGGCAGGGCCGCCGGGGGCCCCGGGGGCAGCCCCGGCGGGGGCCCCGCGGCCGTGGGCACGTCGGCGGGCCGCTGGCAGCCGGCCGCGCCCATGAGCACGGCCAGGGCCGCGCCGGTCAGCAAAGCGGGAAAGCGCATCATGCCCCGAAACTACGCGCCCGCCGCAAGAAAACCGACGGTGGGCGCCAGCTTTTCTTATTTTTATCCAATGCGCGGGGGTGCGGCGGCATTCGGCGGCGGGCGTGGGGCCGGGCGTTGGTGGGAACTATTGGGCGCGCAAGAGTGTGCCGCCAGGCTGTGCTGGCGCAGGCAAAACCATACCCCTAAAGCGGTTTTCAGATCAGTCTACCGTCCAGTCCGCTGGCTTTTCGGCTGGCGGGCCGTTTGGCTGGCATCCACCCATTCTCCCCAACGGCAAGCGGCCGGCCGGTTGAAAAAGCCAGCGGACCGGTAACGACTGGCTGGCACACTGATCCGGAGACTGCACTCCGATATAAACCTCAGCCCCAGCCGGGCCGTTGAACTGGAGCGCCCGCCCGCAGCGCTGGGCGTATTTTTGGGCCCGACCGGCTGATGCCGGGCCGCATCGCTTCCTCGCTCTTATCCGTGCCGCCTCCGCTGCGGCGTTTTGCTCTTATGGCCAAAGTCGCCATCAACCTCACCACCGGGGCCCTCCAACAGGAGGAAATCATCGTCGGCATCGACCTCGGCACCACCAACAGCCTGGTGGCCTACGTGCACCCCGAAACCCGCCAGCCGTTGGCCATCAACGACCTGGGGCGGGGCAGCATCGTGCCATCGGTGGTGCACTTTCCGGCCGATGGCCACGACCCGGTGGTGGGCACCGAAGCCCAGGAATACCTGCTCACGGACCCGCAGCGCACCATTTACTCGGTGAAGCGGCTGCTGGGCAAAAGCTACCGCGACCTGGGGCCCCACGCCGGCCAGCTCGGCTACAAGATAATTGACGACAACGCCGAGGGCCTGGTGAAAATCCGCGTTGCCGACCGGTTTTACTCGCCCATCGAGCTGTCGGCCGACATCCTCAGGGAGCTACGGGCCCGCGCCGAGCACGCCCTCAAAACGCCCGTCAACCGCGCCGTCATCACGGTGCCGGCGTACTTCAATGACTCGCAGCGCCAGGCCACGCGCGATGCCGGCCGCCTGGCGGGCCTGGAGGTGCTGCGCATCGTGAACGAGCCCACCGCCGCGGCCCTGGCCTACGGCATCGGCCTAAGCCCCGACGAGGAGAAAACCGTGGCCGTGTACGACCTCGGCGGCGGCACCTTCGACGTGAGCATTTTGCGCATTCAGCAGGGCATTTTTGAGGTGCTGAGCACCAATGGCGATACGTACCTGGGCGGCGACGACTTCGACCGCGCCATTGCCGAGCACTGGCAGGCCACGGCCGGCCTGCCCGCCGCCTTCGCCACCGACCCGCCCCTCCAGCAGCAGCTGCGCCTGGCCGCCGAAATGGCCAAGCGCTACCTCAGCCAGCACGACGATTTCACGACCCAGCTCACCGACGCCGCCGGCACGGTGTTTCCCGTGGCCCTCACCAAAGCGCAGTTCAACGAGCTGGTGGGGCCCCTGGTGGCGCGCACCATCGATGCCTGCCGCCAGGCCGTGGCCGATGCCAAGCTGGACGTGGGGGCCCTGGACGCCGTGCTGCTGGTGGGCGGCTCGACGCGCGTGCCGCTGGTGTTCGACGAGGTGTCGAAATTCTTCGGCCAGCCGGCCAATAACTCGCTGAACCCCGACGAGGTGGTGGCGCTGGGCGCGGCCATCCAGGCCGATATTCTGGCTGGCAACCGGCGCGACGTGCTGCTGCTCGACGTGACGCCGCTCACGCTGGGCATCGAGACGCTGGGCGGGCTGCTCGAC is a window from the Hymenobacter nivis genome containing:
- a CDS encoding Ldh family oxidoreductase; the encoded protein is MPTPTTFAYNQLFAFTEGVFQAIGCPEADATLATETLLAADLRGVDSHGVARLVGYVRLWEAGRINAAPRVAVTYETPSTAVVDGDGGLGLVVGPRAMRVAIEKAQQVGTGWVSVKNSNHFGIAGYHAMLPLAHGMIGVAMTNASPLVAPTYSLDRLLGTNPIAVAVPAGEQPDFVLDMATTTAANGKLEIAQRKGLPLPEGWAQTAAGLPSTDANAVKDGGALLPLGGATGSHKGYGLGAVVDIFSAVLSGANYGPWVPPFVAFLQPSANPVGQGLGHFFGAMRVDAFRPADEFKAHMDNWITTFRQAHAVEGKHVLIPGDPERDTAAHRLLDGIPLLDAVVKDLQGVGAKFGVKL
- a CDS encoding murein L,D-transpeptidase catalytic domain family protein is translated as MMRFPALLTGAALAVLMGAAGCQRPADVPTAAGPPPGLPPGPPAALPDSLVLTPVPAVVEVPDTLRRAIAQLHAALGPAAAALRPAVLEQACVGYLTLRRTDPSFRAGLLAVADMDLPNTEERLWVLDLKNAKVLYRSLVAHGEGSGHLRARRFSNQEASACTSLGFYRTAGSYDGIHGYSRRLEGLDKGENANAYNRYVVLHAADYASPAYVRQHGHLGYSRGCPALPPEQFKAIISTVQGGTTLLLSGPGLHSRWLDGPVATRRFLARGWG
- a CDS encoding murein L,D-transpeptidase catalytic domain family protein, giving the protein MEKHHVSVVLRQRRDRRTKRLVRRVLPFLAALFLATPGAGPVSRSLAGNAAVGTHQAAHVAPTKALLFDLKLHETYAGLGAQAQGLKFEVFEKAMTGYLNLKQGGRLADGKQLLTVVDFDLPSTEKRLWVVNLASQQIIFHTLVAHGHNSGGNEATNFSNTDASNMSSLGFYVTGGEYQGKHGHSLRLQGLDEGYNTNAATRSVVMHGADYVSEAFIRQNGRLGRSLGCPALPMDQYAQIIDAVNGGTCLFINRSHAGYRSKFLNQHVAMQALAAEAQRVS
- the hscA gene encoding Fe-S protein assembly chaperone HscA; translated protein: MAKVAINLTTGALQQEEIIVGIDLGTTNSLVAYVHPETRQPLAINDLGRGSIVPSVVHFPADGHDPVVGTEAQEYLLTDPQRTIYSVKRLLGKSYRDLGPHAGQLGYKIIDDNAEGLVKIRVADRFYSPIELSADILRELRARAEHALKTPVNRAVITVPAYFNDSQRQATRDAGRLAGLEVLRIVNEPTAAALAYGIGLSPDEEKTVAVYDLGGGTFDVSILRIQQGIFEVLSTNGDTYLGGDDFDRAIAEHWQATAGLPAAFATDPPLQQQLRLAAEMAKRYLSQHDDFTTQLTDAAGTVFPVALTKAQFNELVGPLVARTIDACRQAVADAKLDVGALDAVLLVGGSTRVPLVFDEVSKFFGQPANNSLNPDEVVALGAAIQADILAGNRRDVLLLDVTPLTLGIETLGGLLDPIIPRNSKIPTKAGRQYTTSIDGQVNLKIGVYQGERDLVSQNRKLGEFILTGIPAMPAGLPKVDVNFLLNADGILQVEAVELRSNTRQQVEIKPQYGLTDEQVEQMLMDSLLNAKDDVAARLLIEARTAAEQLLYQVENFTRKNRVHLTEEELATTGAQVGRVRAALAGTERDPILKSMDELDELTRPYAERVMNISIQQAMAGKKIG